A genomic region of Alnus glutinosa chromosome 11, dhAlnGlut1.1, whole genome shotgun sequence contains the following coding sequences:
- the LOC133880978 gene encoding 3-hydroxy-3-methylglutaryl-coenzyme A reductase 1, whose protein sequence is MDVRQRSTNKPTAPMKIRVVVDDEKEPRASDALPLPLYLTNAVFFTIFFSVVYFLLTRWREKIRNSTPLRIVDLSEIVALVALVASFIYLLGFFGIDFVQSIFRPSAVDVWAAEYDKNHADDVILKEEARKDPCGVDCAPPPPQVVETLVSEEDEEIIKSVVAGKTPSYSLETTLGDCKRAASIRREAVQRMTGKSLVGLALEGFDYQAILGQCCEMPVGYVQIPVGIAGPLLLDGREYSVPMATTEGCLVASTNRGCKAIHLSGGANSVLLKDGMTRAPVVRFATAQRAAKLKFFLESPQNFETLSMVFNRSSRFARLQTIKCAIAGKNLYIRFCCSTGDAMGMNMISKGVQNVLDFLQKDFQDMDVIGISGNFCSDKKPAAVNWIEGRGKSVVCEAIISGDVVRKVLKTNVEALAELNMLKNLAGSAVAGALGGFNAQASNIVSAIYIATGQDPAQNVESSHCITMMEAVNDGKDLHVSVTMPSIEVGTVGGGTQLASQAACLNLLGVKGANREEAGSNARLLATIVAGSVLAGELSLMSALAAGHLVRSHMKYNRSTKDLVSKVSS, encoded by the exons ATGGACGTGCGCCAGAGATCGACGAACAAACCCACCGCGCCGATGAAAATTCGAGTGGTCGTGGATGATGAGAAGGAGCCCAGAGCCTCGGACGCTCTGCCTCTGCCTCTGTACTTGACCAATGCGGTGTTcttcaccatcttcttctcGGTGGTCTACTTCTTGCTGACGAGGTGGCGCGAGAAGATCCGCAACTCGACTCCTCTTCGCATCGTCGACCTGTCCGAGATCGTGGCGTTGGTAGCCTTGGTCGCCTCCTTCATATACCTCCTCGGCTTCTTCGGCATCGATTTCGTACAGTCTATTTTTCGGCCGTCCGCCGTCGACGTCTGGGCCGCCGAATACGACAAAAACCATGCCGACGACGTGATTCTCAAGGAGGAAGCTCGGAAGGACCCTTGCGGCGTCGATTGCGCACCGCCTCCACCCCAGGTCGTGGAGACTCTGGTGAGCGAAGAGGACGAGGAGATCATAAAGTCGGTGGTGGCGGGGAAGACGCCGTCGTACAGTCTGGAGACGACGCTGGGCGATTGCAAGAGGGCGGCTTCGATCCGGCGAGAGGCGGTGCAGAGGATGACCGGGAAGTCACTGGTTGGGTTGGCGCTTGAGGGCTTCGACTACCAGGCCATACTGGGTCAGTGCTGCGAGATGCCGGTCGGCTACGTTCAGATTCCGGTGGGAATTGCCGGGCCGCTCTTGCTGGACGGCAGGGAGTACTCGGTGCCGATGGCCACCACGGAGGGTTGCTTGGTGGCGAGCACCAACAGGGGCTGCAAGGCCATCCACCTGTCCGGCGGCGCAAACAGCGTGCTGTTGAAAGATGGGATGACCAGAGCTCCGGTTGTCAGGTTCGCCACCGCCCAAAGGGCTGCTAAGttgaaattcttcttggagagCCCACAAAACTTCGAAACCTTGTCCATGGTTTTCAACCGGTCAAGTAGATTCGCGAGGCTCCAGACAATCAAGTGCGCGATTGCCGGGAAGAACCTTTACATCAGATTCTGTTGCAGCACGGGGGATGCTATGGGGATGAACATGATCTCCAAAGGTGTCCAGAACGTCTTGGATTTCCTCCAGAAAGATTTCCAGGACATGGATGTAATTGGCATCTCCGGTAACTTCTGTTCCGACAAGAAGCCTGCTGCGGTGAACTGGATTGAGGGGCGTGGCAAGTCCGTGGTTTGTGAGGCTATCATAAGCGGTGACGTGGTGAGGAAAGTCCTCAAAACCAACGTGGAAGCCTTGGCGGAGCTCAACATGCTCAAAAACCTTGCTGGTTCCGCAGTGGCCGGAGCTCTCGGCGGCTTCAATGCCCAGGCCAGTAACATCGTCTCTGCTATTTACATAGCCACCGGCCAAGACCCTGCTCAGAATGTTGAGAGTTCTCACTGTATCACGATGATGGAAGCTGTCAACGATGGAAAGGATCTCCACGTCTCTGTCACCATGCCTTCTATCGAG GTTGGTACAGTTGGAGGAGGTACCCAGCTTGCTTCTCAGGCGGCATGCTTGAACTTGCTTGGGGTGAAGGGTGCAAACAGAGAGGAAGCAGGATCAAACGCGAGGCTGCTGGCCACCATTGTAGCTGGATCTGTTCTTGCCGGCGAGCTCTCCCTTATGTCTGCTCTGGCAGCCGGGCACCTTGTTCGGAGCCACATGAAGTACAATAGGTCGACCAAAGATCTTGTTTCCAAGGTTTCCTCTTAA